The Vigna radiata var. radiata cultivar VC1973A chromosome 6, Vradiata_ver6, whole genome shotgun sequence DNA segment atatttaattatatagtcAAATTCTCCAAATTTAAAACATGTAGAACTTATCTCAACTCTAATTGGGTGCATTAAACAAGATAGAATTTAATTCAACTATTAGTCCAACCTACAAAAcgataaaatttaatatactaatttgttttagtatttactatttttgagttaatttaaattttgtgttaCTAATTTCATTGTAGAGGACGTCGGTACATGCttaattacattataattaatttgaggagaaaaaaaaaacacgttaataagttttaagaaaaaaacacctaagattttttttaaaaaaaagaaagaacaacaaTTGAATCGAATTGAAACAATAACTGAAAATTTAGGAAGAAAATAACATCTCAAAAATTGAGTTGAAAAATAAGTTGAAGaactttttaagaaagaaagtcAATTCACGCATTTTTCTTTTCGCCTTTTTCtatcaaacaaataatactaatttatttttatgcttttatatcattttctctcttttctttcaaacgtatcatcacatttttattttgacttCCTTCTCaatcacataaataaaaatatatttatttttgtgccTTTTCTCATTATTTCCTTAACTTATTTTCAAACACATTATATTGAACTGATAAAGACTCACATTTTCGGGAAAgttctaaaattttgtttgcATTGACACAAAACACGTAGATTTGCTAAACTAAGATGAAGCATACATGCTCACTAACtgatttatcattatatttttcagtcacttttagttaaataagttttaagatACAATGTTTCTACTATGAGCTTTTTATGCTTTCAACTAATATAGTTGATTTATAACTAAGTTTAAAACTTTTGacaaagaggaaataaaaaaaagggaaaaggacgGTGGAAAagcaaagaatggaagagaaataTGTGTGAAATGCTAAAAAAAAACACGAGATAAATGAATGAGAAATGAACGACAATAATATGGTTTGATTGAAGAGAAATATAgggaaaaaattataaatgggtgaaaataaagatgttttggttgagaaaaagaagagaaatagtataaaaataaagtaaaagtaactttatttaattaaaaataaatgtgtttACTATTGcatttataattatcatttattattctattaataataaatactattttattgtTACTAACACTTTTATAAtcatcattaataattttttgcttttattgcaaatatttattatgttataggAAATTGGGAgggtattttttattattacaacaaAGATAGAAGGGCTATAACAGGTAAAGATAGAATCTCAGGAAATCAGGAAAAACGTAAATTCATCATTGATTAGTGTTGCAAAAATCAATTATGGTATTAAATTAAGGCATGTTTCGGGCTCCTAATGTTTGGGAAATTGCTTTTCAAGTGGTTATTTTGAAAACTATGAAAATGTAGTTAGTAATTATGGGGGTGCAGAAAATTTCATCTATTATTTTGGTTCAGACCAAAACGAAAAATAATGTGATGGGCCAGCCCGCCAAAAAAAAAGGTGAGTGAGGAGAATGGGGGATCAAATCTATAACTGATTCCGTCATTTGATATAACGCAGCAAGGAAGGTAAAAATTGTGCATGCATGAATTGAAGAGGAGGAAGGGAAGAAGACTTAATCTGTAGGAACTGGGAAGAGAAgagaagtggaagaaagaaagatgagggaagaggaagagaaggcaGTGTTGGAAGAAATCTTCGGGTCTTCATCCGAGGAATCCGATGGCAGTGACGGCTACAGCGACGGCGAAAGGGAAGGTGAGAGGGAGTGGAAGTCAATCTCAGAAGTGAAGGGTCTATGGCTGTGTCCCAATTTCCTCTCTCCAAACCATCAATCTGGCATACTAGCATCCATCCAATCCCAAAACTGGTTCCCCTCTCCCTCCATCAATCAGGCTATGCGCTTCGGCCTCCAACACCTCCCTTCTTGGGCCCCTCCTCTGGCCCACTCCATTCGCCGCTCCATCCGCCTCCAGGCCCATAACCCACCCCCCTTCCCGCCCCACATCCTCCACAGAGAACCCCTCTTTGACCAGATGATCGCCAACGTCTACCAGCCCGGCGAAGGCATCTGCGCCCACGTCGACCTCCTCCGCTTCGACGACGGCATCGCCATCCTCTCCCTCGAGTCCGACTGCGTCATGCACTTCACCAAAGCCTCCCTCTCCGTCCCCGTTCTCCTCACCCCTGGCTCATTGATTCTCATGTCCGGAGAAGCACGCTACCATTGGAAACACGAAATTAATCGCTCACCGGAGTTTCAGATATGGCAGGGTCGACAGTTGACTCAATCCAAACGCACCTCCATCACTCTCAGGAAACTCTCTCCCTCCACTCCCTGATTATTTCAATTTCACGGATATTATTATTCGCCattcaaaaacaatttcaattataataatataacagtACTAATAGTAATGCTATTTTATCTATATATCTTGCTATTCGGTGTTGTTTGATTTGGTGCCGAAGGCGATGAAATTTACGCTGATATCGTCTGATAAAGACCACCGTCCTGTCACCGGGTTGTACACAAATCCGGCCATCTCCTCCACCTGTGTGTCCAATGCAACAAATGAAGTAGGCGATGACTAAACCCTGGCAAATGAAATTGTTTATGATTTATGAATTATGAGTTCCTTTCGTGTACGTACATTGATACCGGCGCGTTGCAGGATGAGGACGAGTTCCTCTGGCGTCAGAAAACTGGACCATTGATGAGTGCCTCTCGGAAGCTGCCGAGTTTCGAACGCGAAGTTAGTGCGTCAATGGAATTGAAGCATCAAAGAGTTTTGTAGGAGAGAATAAGCGAGTGGAAGGAAGTTGAGAATGATAAATACCCAGCGGAGAATGTATTCTGCAGCAACAATGGCAGTTGCGTAGGCTCTCATAGAACGATTAATGGTCGATATCACAGTGGCGCCATCAGGAACTGTTAGTGCTGCAAGAGATTTGCAGAACTCTGCAGGATTTGCCACGTGCTCAATCACCTGAACAAAATTCGAACCACATGAACCAACGCCGCTTGAGTAATAGTATCAAAGATTTATGCAACAATAGGATACACGCATCGTTTCTTTATAGCTCAAGATCACATTTATGCACTGCAATATTCAAGCATACAGCCAGACAGAGGAAGGGGGGAAATGAGAGAGTACCTCCAAGGCCATAACAGCATCgaattttcttccttcttcaacTAGCTTCTCTGAtcgataaatttaaaaattgttggtgaTTTGTGAAATACATTGCATAATTCACAAAAGGAAAAACCATACGGACAAATATAAAATGCAACTACACTTGCAAAATGCATGCCCTGACGTACGCAGACCATTTAAGTTTTTACTAGCATGATACGTAATTGCAAGCAAAGAAATTGAATGGACACCGCCACGGAGACCTATAATTCTTGTGATGTAGAGAGGATGAAGTGATAAGTAAGTGTAACGACTCTTTTAGTTGAAAACCTGTTCTCCCACTTGAGGGATTTAGTACGTCCAAGTTGACACCTTGTTTCATGAGAAACGTCAAGGGATGGATATAaaactttctttaataaaagATACCAGTGGGAAGGAAGAAACAAAACCAAAgggaaaatatgatttttctataGCCAAAAATGCactataagttaaaataaataatggttACTTTCTGCAAGCTGCAAGAGTAACAACCAATGAAGAAGCCTAATAACAAAAGCCAGTAGGAAGTgcaaatatttaagttttttatgcTTATGTATCATATATGCTTATGTATCATATCCAACAAAGGTCTGCAATCCATGGATGTAAAGACTTGAAGCATGCAGTTCATGGATGTAAGACATAAATATAGAAGAATGCTTCAGGGTTTGCATATGTACCGGCCGTTGTGCAACAAAATTCAATACTTGAAGTTACTGGATCCAAACCCTGATTACAGGAAATAATAAGTTGTCTAGCTAATAGTAAAGTTAGCAACTGCTTCCACCAATGAACAATAACCTAATCAACTTGGAGGAAAGGCCAGTAACAGAATATACATACAGCATGAAGTTGAGCAATCTTGATATTCTTCTCAACAGCATCAACACCCGTCACATTAGCTCCCAATCGAGCTAGTGGCTAACgaacaaaagagaaacaaaactATAAATCACAAAATAACCATAACAAACAGCATAAAATTTGCAATGAAAAACAACTaacaatcttaaaaaatatatatagtctGGACTGATTAAACCAATATTGGTTTATCGTAGGCCAGGagacaaaaaaaggaaaaggtctTTTTCCAAATATCACAGGAAATAGGAGAATAGATATACCTCAGAAAGAATTCCACCTCCACATCCAACATCAACAATTTTAAGTCCTTCAAGAGGTTTAGCACTATAAGGGTCCTTCCTGACAAGGGAAAACTAATTATCATTAGAATAGAAGTTCGAAGAGACAAAATTAGAATACTAACCTATTAagtaataacttttttctttcgtTTATCTTCTTGTTTCCTCTTTGGTATGTGTAAAAACCCAATTCAGTTAACACTTTTTTTACTAACAATCCTCATTTCAGTCATCTTCTTACACGTCCTCGTGAGATCATATTTTATTCGCGGAATACTAAACCAAATCTACTATGTATGTGTGGCAAATGCTTAGTGCTATTATTGGATGAATAAGTTATAACAGCTGCAAGAATGGCACTGCTATAAGAATAATTCATGAAGTTAATAGATTACAAAAGTTGTTTggaatcaattaaaacattgtACAAATCGTTAACTAACGTAGCTTCAACAATGAACACCCCAAACCCAAAAAATGGACCtaaaaagaactaaaagaaAGAGGAGACTTACTTAAAATGACGACATAATGCAGAACGGATAAAAGCAAGTCTCGTAGGATTCATCAAATGCAATGGCTTAAAGGGACCTTCAGAATCCCACCTATTAGCATCAAGGAAAGAGCAAAAACATGTAATCCATATTCCCAAACTAACACAAATACACAGAAAAATCATGCACGCGGTAGCAGCAACgtcaatatatattaaacaaattcaccccttgaaaaaaaaaaattgtacaattCAGTTTCGTGTTATGTCTGTAACCATAAATTCATTGAAcaaattctctctttttctgttTGAAAGCTCACCAGGAATCAGCAATTGCAGCGAACTTGGCGAGTTCATAATCCTTCAAGGACGAATGAGGCGGAGATTGTTGATTAGGTTGCGGTTGAGGCATTGAAGAAGCAGCATCGGAGAAAAACCTAGCAGCATTGAGGAGAGGTTGAAAACGGTTATGAAGAATGCTGTGGACAGAGCTGCGAGTCGAGTTTCGGAGATGGTTAGCAGCCATGGCCATTGCAATGGTTCCGCGCTCAAAATCTTCCTCTCTTTCCTGAACCCTTCAGCTGGATAGATCCGTGGCTGTGGACTTGTCGGGGCTCCTGTTTTGACCCGATTGTGAAAATCgggttactattttattatttttaaattattgacttaattaaatttttagtcTGGTGATATAATGTGTTTTTGTAgttcttattttagtttttacttaCTTTTcgacatttatttttttttgttaaacttaatgataatattattacattCAAATATTACGTGACTAATATTTTCAACTTAACTAATTTGTCATTATTAAAACAGGTTCACattatactaaaaattataattataatcattttccgttttttttgaaaaatatagaaacaTGTCTCCTTCCTTactgtatatatatattcatcagAAAAGGTTAAATATGCAATTAAGCAATACCACTCGAGAGATATTTTGACCAAGAAATATAGTACTGAtagaaaagtttaaatttaaaatttaaaaaagataaaagttaaagaaaagtaTAGGTagcgatttttttttttaattttaaaataataaaaatattaatttttaaattaatttaaatgtactCAGCTtgcaatatattttaataatgtatttaattttcagAATATCCTTATAATATCgagattattttaaaacgtactTTAATCAcagtgaataaaataaaatagtggtTACTACCCCAAATttctaataactttttattatatttttgtttaaaaatataaacgtGTTAATTCACCAATTTGTTTCAAAGTATGTAAGCACATTTACTCAATTTTCATTTAGACCAAAAATTTTCCTAATAATATTCCCTCTTAAATACTTACATTGATAGAactatacttttcttttttatgttagaatttgattttttttaaataacatattttcaattttttaaaatttgagataacaacaaaatttaaaattgtgatGAAGTTTAGgaactataatatattttaaaaaaattaataaaatatagttttaaaatatataaatttatgaaatgtttaaaatttaattaaaacttaattagtgtttgcttctttattttcttttaatttaattgagtcttatattttaaaaagaaaaccaaatgtgACTCTTAGTTAAATTGGTGTTcacttatttcttattttttatttttttattttttttatcctttcacttttattcatctctctcttttgcattattttttttttatcttcatgtaCCTTTCACCATGATTTACAATGAATCatccaatttctttttattctccTAGACATCACTTAAAACCTATTTAAATACCTAATGGACAATCTGATTACATggattttaagttaatttaattaatcaattctttattttatattacatttaatcACAAGAACAAAcctataaacttttaattttttttttataatttttttatatatcacattaatcaaaattttcacgaatttttctttaagtttatttattttcattctttaatccttaaaataaacaaaacctCAGAAATAGCTGTTGTAACTGCTTATAAAAAATCTCACAGTTATCTAAACTCGTATTTTGATGAGTTCATTAACCATGAATCAGTCAGAAGCTTACTTTTTGAAGGTTGGGATCCAGCAAGTCTTTAATGTCATAAACAAATTCAATTAGAAAGTCaacttcaaaatattaaaaatatctgtCCAGAAAGTCAACTTTACCACCCTAGCTTTTATCGAATACCTCAGAAACAGCTGTTCAAAGCTATCCTATAAAGATACAGtcaataactaatttttttaaatattaaaatccaGACTTAATTTCTCACTAATTATTAcctaaaattatctattaattaactaactaactaaatatatatatatatatatatattttattattattattttctttttaaggaTAAACCTTGTGAAGATTATCACAGAAAACCGACACTGATTATTCCCCCCACAGCCGCTTGCTGGAGTGTGTAGAAATGCAGTGACGTCAAGATTTGAATTACAAAGAATCCGATCCAATAGCAATCCTCtcttcaaaaatatcaaaacccGAATCAATCATATTTATTCACATTTCCTTGTTCATTCATATTCTCATTCTTATTCTTCTCCACGTTGAATCCAACACATTCACATACcacaattacatttttttctctctcccaaAACCCTCGCCGCCGCAATGGAAACCAAGAAGCTTCAGCTTCGCTTCTCGCTCGGCCGGCAATCCTCCCTAGCGCCGGAGCGCGACGGCGCGGGCGACGTGTCGGAGGCGCTGGATCCGACGGTTCGGTTGATGTATCTGGCCAACGAAGGAGACTTGGACGGGATCGAGGAACTGCTGGACGCGGGGAGCGACGTCAATTTCACCGACATTGACGGCCGAACCGCGCTCCACGTCGCCGCCTGCCAGGGACGCACCGACGTTGTTGACCTGCTGCTCCGACGAGGCGCTGAAGTTGATCCGCGAGACCGCTGGGGCAGCACCGTAATTTCATTTCCCTCCTCTTTTCGTTATTCTTACACTAGCTGTCGCTGATTTTTGGATTGGATTGTTTAACAGCCTCTAGCTGATGCAATGTACTACAAAAACCACGACATCGTGAAGCTTTTGGAGAAACACGGTGCAAAACCTCCAGTTAgtctcttgtttttctttccttcttcatATTAAATGTGAAATCGTTTGTTATTCGTCTAAAGAGTTTAGTCGACACGTACTTTCACTGGAAATATTATATTCGGATAgacttttaagattttattgtaAAAGTGAAACATAGTTAACATGCATAGACGGGTTGGTGATTGGATAACAATGTAAGAGTTTAAACTGCCTCGGCATGGATTTGGACACTTCCATGTGACATTTCTCTTCAGTGAAATCCGAatctctaataaaaaaaacaagagcGTATTGAGAgaatttaaatagtaaaatgtgGATATCGGGTTTTGATAGTGGAGATTTTCGTCGGAGAGAATATCAGTGAAAATCCCACTCTTTGAGGATTCATTCGTCGTctgattatatttaatttcagcTCCAAGGGTCTTGCAGTCAAGCTTTTTCATGAGAAATCAGCGCATGGACTGGCATTGTATAACCTCCTAAATATTATTTGGTTGACttctataaataaatactttaaagGTTTATATTGATTTCTTATTGCTTGACAGCGTAAGTTTTACTATGCTGATAGTAAACAGATGTTAAACTCCTTTTAGAATAGTTGGTCTATGACATTACATTGCAATTACAAACTTCTTTTTGTTTGTAGATAACTCCCATGCATGTGGAGAATGCTCGAGAAGTCCCAGAGTATGAGATTGATCCTTCTGAACTCGATTTTACTAATAGTGTTGGGATAACAAAGGTAAGGTTTCAAATTTCCTTCTCTCTATACTTAAAAATGTTTTGTAACCGGATTTATCCTTCTGCCTTTTGACATAATTTCTTAAGTCAATATACCTTGgcttattttatgtttcataatttatattgaatatttcagGGAACTTTCCGGATTGCATTATGGCGTGGAACTCGGGTTGCTGTCAAGACACTTGGGGAGGAAGTGTTCACTGATGATGATAAAGTGTGGGTTTGTCTACTCATTCACGTCAGTTGATTATTCGGTTATCACTTTTTAATCTCagttgatttttatttgttggtGTATGTTTATCAGAAAAGCATTTCATGATGAGCTTACATTGCTTGAGAAAATAAGGCATCCAAATGTAGTTCAGTTTTTGGGTGCTGTAACCCAAAGCACCCCAATGATTATCGTCACAGAATATCTACCCCAGgttagtttttgaaaaattaatcgACTAGTTGACTAATGGTTATCTTATATAACAGTGAACTGAATACGATGTGGTTAGAAATTTGTCATTTTAAAGTGACAACGTCGTTTCAATGGGGGTACTCAAAATCCGATATTATGTAGGAGTGCACAAATCATCAATAATAATTGAGAACTCAATGTGATAAACATTTACTCTGGGCTGATTAATTGTTAATGTGCATGGGTTATTTGCAGTGGCCAGACAGGATTCTTCCCTCTAAAGTGAGGAGATGTGTAAAGTTAGGGATTATCTACCATATATTAAAAGTCAATGTAATTCAAGTTGATGATGGATAGATTCTCACTTTTTTACTTATCTTCTCACTTTAGATAACTAAATCCAGACTGACAAATATGTTCCTGTTCTATCTAGAAGTAATAAATATCTATGctgaaataatttaatgaaatgaTAAAGGATACCTGTTTTAACCCAGCATTGCTGTTGATTTAGATTTCCGTTTCTCTTTATTTGAGGATTCCTCTTCAGTTTAGTGAAACAGTGAAAAATACGAAGTGTCTATATTTTCCATACTTATGTGCGAGCTAACCTGTATTTTTACAAATGTAACATCTAACATACTCAGGGGGATCTTCGTGCCTACTTGAAGCGGAAAGGTGCATTAAAACCAGTAACAGCTGTAAAATTTGCACTTGATATTGCTAGGTCAGTCAAGAGCTTTCTTATCATGCATACGTCACTTGCTCTCAATTGGTTCTCAAGGAAACAAGCTCTcttgattgttttatttttgaagagtTGAATATTGCAAAATTTTCTCCTATATTAACAATTTGCATTTGAATACTTGTAATAAATTCAATACATCTGTCTTTTCAGGGGTATGAACTATTTGCACGAACATAAACCTGAAGCCATTATACACCGAGATCTTGAGCCTTCGTATGTTTTACGCACTCCTACCCTGTCTAGTTGATTTTATCATTCTTCCTCCACATGTGTGAAGTGTCATGGATTTTTCAGTTGAAACATGCATTTTTCGTTCATTCTTTGAATGGTTGAAACTGTTTAAAGTTTCTTCATTGTACTTGAGTAAGACAACAGAAATATTTTGCGGGATGATTCTGGGCATCTGAAAGTTGCAGACTTTGGAGTTAGCAAATTGCTTAAAGTCGCTAAAACAGTCAAGGAAGACAAACCCGTGACAAGCCTGGATACATCATGTAGGTTTTGTTCTACAGTACAGAGCCTTGTAATATTTATCGTTAATCATGTTCTGCATAAAAGCAATATTGCAAACTTATATTTCATATGGGTTGTAATGTGCAATACGTTTCATACGctataaggaaaaaaagaaaaaagaaatgctGTCTACTAAGTGACTAATAAAGGCCTGGAAATTTtactaatttgaatttattaattaatttttaaatattgccatctttttatatttataattcaattcGTTTTTATCCTATTCTTAACAGGGCGATACGTTGCACCAGAAGTCTATAGAAATGAGGAATATGATACAAAAGTGgatgtgttttcttttgctttgatATTACAGGAGGTAAAATTATTATTGCTTACCTTTGGatgcagtttttttttcttattattttagagCTTTTTATTGACTTTTACGTTAATTATTTACACTTATTATGCGATTGGTGGTCTCCTCTCTTGTCTTGAAACAAGACTTTTAAACCCTGAAATTGCAAATTAATCAATACGTATAAAACCTGTTTGATGAATTAATGCTTGATGAATAATGTTGTGGTACTTGACCAAATAATACATGTTAATTCAATACTCTCTGTCATTGGTGGTAATTCCTTTTCATATCAGCACCTAAAACTTTTAGAACGCTGATGATTGCTTTTGCTTTCTGAAAGCAGGAAGCATCCCTTGTCAGAACAGGAATTTACTGTATGTTTTCGATTgctttttatgttgttttattttttgagcaTTTAAAAGCATTTATTGTTATAGAATCCTGTACATAACGTCATATCCTTTTCGTATATAATTCTGTTATTCCCTTTAGTAAAAAGAGTCAAGTCCTAGAAAATAATGCTTTTAGAGGTGTATCATTTTGTTGTTGTGCATCCTTTGTTGCTTTCATCATTCAAATTCCTTCAGTGTTGTTAcagcataattttaaaatatttggtgGTATATTTTACGCATAAGACCTCTTCCGCTTATCAAGTATACTATGGGGTGAGTCTATGGACAGCTCAAGCACTCGTGACTCTCTTGAGCTCTGCCTATTTGGCCCTCATATCTTCATCGagatatgtatataatatataaccgTGATATGAAAAATTGCATATTTTAAGTTTGATCTAACAGACAAGTAAAGTTCTAGGGATTTGAGCTATCCACAGATTGACAggtctaaatataaaaatttatatattcatgatCATCTTGGTAAGATGCCATGCCTAATAGTTTGCTGTGGTACCAATATGCTTTGTTCTTGTACTTTTTACGTGAATGCTAAATGTTCATTTTCTCCAACTGTTTTGCTGATAAACTTCAGAGTTGTTTTATTTGTGGATCATGGGCAATTTGTAATCTAGAATATAAATGAAAACGAACCGTGGATTGTTCTGTAGAGATGCTTACCAAAATACTGACGGAACTTGTATGGTTTTCTGTTCCTGTAGATGATTGAAGGTTGTCCACCGTTCTATGAAAAACCAGAAAACGAAGTTCCTAAAGCGTATGTTGAAAACGAGCGCCCACCATTTAGAGCGTTGCCAAAGCTTTATGCTTATGGACTAAAACAGTGaggattttaaataaattttattggcAGTAGATTTGAAAGTCTTGTAGGAGGATAAAAGAATAAGTTTTTTACATTCAGGAAATCTGATTTGTCCATAGGTTAATTGAGGAATGCTGGGATGAAAAACCACACAGAAGGCCAACATTTAGGCAAATAATTGGGAGATTGGAAGACATTAACAGCCATCTTGTACAAAAGAAGCGCTGGAAGGTACCCCTTTTTTGTGCATACATTTATTTGTTCAACTTTAGACCTAGTTGTGGAAGTATAATTTTGACATAATAGTAATTTGTGACGCACCAAACTAGATTAcgaattttaaagtaaatttagatggtttttcttttttaatttttgttgattgaaaAAGAGTAGTGCAAGAGCTTTATAGCTCTATGCCACGTCCATGTTCATTCATGAGTTAATTTCACAATACTCCAAAAGATGACTAATAGTATTTGGCTGCTCCTTTCCTTTTTCCATCTTAAGGGATATCCATTCtggagaatttatttttggtccATAATCTTTTGAGTTGGTTTCCATCGTATGATTCCAATAGTCCACGGTCTCTGACTGTTTTTTACCCATCTCACTAGTGGAATACCTTCATCAAAAGTGTGGATATTGTTCGATATCATTATTTAACCACGATAACTCTGTCATTCTTTAATTTCAGaggtttgatatttttttttgttatgatacACAGATTGGAGCTTCTGGATGCATCCAGCACCTGGAGGCCCTATTTAGGGGTAATCGCACAAGTCCAAGTAGCCGATCATCTCGCTCCACGGCCAGATAAATATTTCCCATCGATAACCAACAATTATTTTGATCAcagtttcaagaaaaaaaagttgattgTATTGTCTTATACTTGCATTGCATGTCATATATAACCTTCTGTAAATAACTTGCGCTCGACGTTCGgttgaataaaaatgaagaatgtGACA contains these protein-coding regions:
- the LOC106763865 gene encoding ubiquinone biosynthesis O-methyltransferase, mitochondrial, yielding MAMAANHLRNSTRSSVHSILHNRFQPLLNAARFFSDAASSMPQPQPNQQSPPHSSLKDYELAKFAAIADSWWDSEGPFKPLHLMNPTRLAFIRSALCRHFKKDPYSAKPLEGLKIVDVGCGGGILSEPLARLGANVTGVDAVEKNIKIAQLHAGLDPVTSSIEFCCTTAEKLVEEGRKFDAVMALEVIEHVANPAEFCKSLAALTVPDGATVISTINRSMRAYATAIVAAEYILRWLPRGTHQWSSFLTPEELVLILQRAGINVEEMAGFVYNPVTGRWSLSDDISVNFIAFGTKSNNTE
- the LOC106765204 gene encoding serine/threonine-protein kinase HT1, producing the protein METKKLQLRFSLGRQSSLAPERDGAGDVSEALDPTVRLMYLANEGDLDGIEELLDAGSDVNFTDIDGRTALHVAACQGRTDVVDLLLRRGAEVDPRDRWGSTPLADAMYYKNHDIVKLLEKHGAKPPITPMHVENAREVPEYEIDPSELDFTNSVGITKGTFRIALWRGTRVAVKTLGEEVFTDDDKVKAFHDELTLLEKIRHPNVVQFLGAVTQSTPMIIVTEYLPQGDLRAYLKRKGALKPVTAVKFALDIARGMNYLHEHKPEAIIHRDLEPSNILRDDSGHLKVADFGVSKLLKVAKTVKEDKPVTSLDTSWRYVAPEVYRNEEYDTKVDVFSFALILQEMIEGCPPFYEKPENEVPKAYVENERPPFRALPKLYAYGLKQLIEECWDEKPHRRPTFRQIIGRLEDINSHLVQKKRWKIGASGCIQHLEALFRGNRTSPSSRSSRSTAR
- the LOC106763866 gene encoding uncharacterized protein P8A3.02c; the encoded protein is MREEEEKAVLEEIFGSSSEESDGSDGYSDGEREGEREWKSISEVKGLWLCPNFLSPNHQSGILASIQSQNWFPSPSINQAMRFGLQHLPSWAPPLAHSIRRSIRLQAHNPPPFPPHILHREPLFDQMIANVYQPGEGICAHVDLLRFDDGIAILSLESDCVMHFTKASLSVPVLLTPGSLILMSGEARYHWKHEINRSPEFQIWQGRQLTQSKRTSITLRKLSPSTP